Part of the Methanococcus maripaludis genome is shown below.
CTTACCATCATCAAATTCATAGTCCAAATATTCTTTAAATTTATTTAAAACATCTCTTTTAATTTTATTTTCGTCAATTGCCCTTACTTTTGAAGAAATTCTTGGAGAATGATTGAAACTTTCAAGCATCTGGGTCCAGCGGTAGTTTATCAATGGAAGTAAAAAATCAGAATACTTTTTTAAAAGTTTAGCATTTTCTAACGATAAAATTACAGTATTTTCGTTTAATTCGTATAACTGATAAGTTTCACCGCCCAAATTCATAAATCGCCATGAAACATCCTGTCCAAGAGTTTTAACAATTCTTTTAATCGTTTTATTTCTTTCATTTTCTATTCCAAAACCTTCAAAAATAATTTTTTCGTAATGTTCTGGAAAATAATCTCCTTTTAGGTTATGATACAAATTAATGAGTTCTTTAGTATATTTCAAAACTTCAGGAATCTTTTTTAAATTTGAACCCTGGATTAAATCAAAGTAAATCGTCTGGTCCCAATAATATTTTAAAAATAGTTCTGCAATTTTTTCAAAAGGGATAACTAAATCTGAATCGATATTTTTTAAAGAGGCAGTTTCAACTAGGGCTTTTGCCCAAGCCATCTTATAAGTATTGTCAAAACTGCAATTCATAATAAT
Proteins encoded:
- a CDS encoding HNH endonuclease domain-containing protein is translated as MEDYIKNWNNIIMNCSFDNTYKMAWAKALVETASLKNIDSDLVIPFEKIAELFLKYYWDQTIYFDLIQGSNLKKIPEVLKYTKELINLYHNLKGDYFPEHYEKIIFEGFGIENERNKTIKRIVKTLGQDVSWRFMNLGGETYQLYELNENTVILSLENAKLLKKYSDFLLPLINYRWTQMLESFNHSPRISSKVRAIDENKIKRDVLNKFKEYLDYEFDDGKRYCFYSGKELNDEDCTIDHVIPWSFMYSDDIWNLVYCDKSENSRKSNRIPDENIINALELRNKLLLEKLKENNKTGKRVDELKLAIEKDYVKKFWISSRG